The nucleotide sequence CCACAAGATACATTTTTAGCTTCCAACGTCAAAAAAGGATACGGAGAGTAGTACATTTTACTTAGGAAAAGGATCTTCCATTTTTGGATCTGCTACAGAAGCTCACAAAAAGCAAGGAAATCAAATCTATTGTAAATTGGAACTAAGTTGTCAAAGGACTTTGTGTGGTGCTGCAATAGAGACTGGAGAAGTGGAACAAGATTGCGATGGTATATTTCCAGCGAGGAAGTCCGGGATTTCGGCGCCTGCTGATCTCCTTTGTGCTTCTCGCAGCCTGGGAGGCAGGGAGCGGCCAGCTCCACTACTCCATCCCCGAGGAGGCCAAACACGGCACCTTCGTGGGCCGCATCGCGCAGGACCTGGGGCTGGAGCTGACGGAGCTGGTGCCCCGCCTGTTCAGAGTGGCGTCCAAGGACCGCGGGGACCTTCTGGAGGTAAATCTGCAGAATGGCATTTTGTTTGTGAATTCTCGGATCGACCGGGAGGAGCTGTGTGGGCGGAGCGCGGAGTGTAGCATCCACCTGGAGGTGATCGTGGACAGGCCGCTGCAGGTTTTCCACGTGGAGGTGGAGGTGAAGGACATTAACGACAACCCGCCTAAATTCTCACGACCTGaacaaagattatttattttagagtCAAGAATGCCAGACTCGCGGTTTCCGGTAGAGGGCGCATCTGATTTGGATATAGGAGCCAATGCAGCCTTGAGTTATAAGATAAATCCTAATGAATATTTTGACTTGGATGTTAAAAGAAACGAAGAAGAAACAAGCGTTTTACAACTAGTTTTGAAGAAGCCCCTAGATAGAGAAGAAACCCAAGAGCATCGTTTGTTGCTCATTGCAATTGATGGAGGGAAACCTGAACTAACAGGTACTGTTCAGTTACTGATTGATGTGTTGGATGCAAATGATAATGCTCCGGAGTTTGATAAATCTATTTATAATGTTAGATTGTTAGAAAATACACCCAACGGGACATTAGTCATTAAACTCAATGCTTCAGATGCGGATGAGGGAATTAATAAAGAAATACTGTATTTCTTTAGTAATCTTGTTCTTGACGATGTAAAATCTAAATTTACGATAGATTCTTCCAGTGGAGAAATAAAAGTTAAGGGCGAACTGGATTACGAAGACTGTAAAGTATATGAAATTAATATTGATGCAGTGGACAGAAGCGCATTCCCACTAGCAGGACACTGCAAAATTATAGTGAAACTAGTGGATGTAAATGATAACGTGCCTGAGATGGCCATAACCTCCATTTTTTTGCCTATCAAAGAGGATGCTCCATTGGCGACTGTCATCGCTCTGATTAGCGTGTCAGATCGTGACTCAGGCGCCAATGGGCAGGTGACCTGCTCCTTGACACCCCACATCCCCTTCAAGCTGGTGTCCACTTTCAAGAATTACTATTCGCTTGTACTGGACAGAGCTCTGGACCGAGAGACTATCGCTAACTACGACGTTGTTGTGACCGCTCGCGATGGAGGCTCGCCCTCCTTGTGGGCCACGGCCAGCGTGTCCGTGGAGGTGGCTGACGTGAACGACAACGTGCCTGCGTTTGCGCAGCCCGAATACACTGTGTTCGTGAAGGAGAACAACCCGCCTGGTGCGCACATCTTCACGGTGTCAGCGATGGACGCTGATGCACAGGAGAACGCGCTGGTGTCCTACTCGCTGGTGGAGCGGAGGGTGGGCGAGCGCTTGCTGTCGAGCTATGTGTCTGTGCACGCGGAGAGCGGCAAGGTGTTTGCGCTGCAGCCTCTGGACCATGAGGAGCTGGAGCTGCTGCAGTTCCAGGTGAGCGCGCGGGATGCTGGTGTGCCTGCCCTGGGCAGCAATGTGACTCTGCAGGTGTTTGTGCTGGATGAGAACGACAACGCACCCACGCTGCTGGGGCCTCAGGGTAGCGGAGGAACTATTGAGTTGTTGTCCAGGTCAGTGAGTTCTGGCCATGTGGTTGCGAAGGTGCGTGCAGTGGACGCGGATTCTGGCTACAACGCGTGGCTGTCTTATGAGTTGCAGCCTGCGACAGGTGCTGTGCGCAGCCCGTTCCGCGTGGGGCTATACACTGGTGAGATCAGCACAACTCGTGTTCTGGATGAAGCGGACATGCCGCGTCAACGCTTGTTGGTGCTGGTGAAGGATCACGGCGAGCCACCTCTGACAGCCACGGCCACTTTCCTGGTGTCTCTTGTGGAGAACAGCCAGACCCCGAAGGTCTCATCCAGGGTGTTGGTTGGAACCTCTGGTTCAGACTCCACGCTGATAGATGTCAACGTGTACCTAATCATCGCCATTTGTGCGGTTTCCAGTCTGTTGGTGCTCACCCTGCTTCTGTACACAGCGATTCGCTGCTCAGCGACGCCCACTGATGGAGCCTGTGCTCCAGGAAAGCCAGTGCTGGTGTGCTCCAGCGCGGTAGGGACCTGGTCATACTCGCAGCAGAGGCGACAGAGGGTGTGCTCTGGAGAAGGTCCACCCAAGACCGACCTCATGGCCTTCAGTCCCAGCCTACCTCAGGGACCCAGCTCTACAGAGAATGTGAGTTTTGTAAATCGTActcactgaattttttttctcttaattctTTATCACTGAATATGTGAAGGTTTCTCCCGAGGTTATTTTAGCTTTGAAGAATCCAACGTTACACACACAATTAGCCTAGAAATTTCAGTTAACCTTTAGCAGTACCATTTTCAATTCTTTAACgtacaagtttttgtttttgttttcttttgggggcgAGGGTCGACAAGAgattgactcagtggttaagagcacttttttCTCGAAGAggacctgacttcaattccctCTACTCActtgctatttcataacttcagttccggggggtgggggtgggggcaacacATTTTGAATTTCACAGGtacgtggtacacatacataagtgcaggcaaaacatttatacacataaaataaaataaatacatggttTTTAAAAAGCTCTAATtttggacatttctttgcacCGAATATGACTTGCAGTCATTATTATTCTGTGGGAGGTTTTTATTAATATGCCCCaaactttctttcttagcctaaaatattttcaagtctTTTGTGGACAcgtaatgtatgtgtgtggtgtatgtgtgtgagagaacatgcctgtgctcatggaggccagaggaggctcTATCACTCTCTGCTTTAGTCCCTGGAGATAGTTTctatcactgaacctggagcttggctGGCAGTGGGCAAGCCCCAGGCACGCCTCTTAGCGCACCCGCACATGCCGAGGCTACAAGTATTCAGGACCATATGTGGCTCATGGGTTCTTGGGACTTGACCTCACATCCTTGTGTTTGCATAGCAGGAAATATTTCTGTTGagccatttttgtttttctgagactgaGGTGAACTATGTAACCCATACCTAGCCTTGACATCGCTAGattcctaggctggcctcaaactttgaaTCCTCCTGTCTTAGGTTCCCCAATGCCGATTTACAGGCACGAGAGACCATAGTCTGCTTGTAAAATGTTTTCACGGTATATTGCTATATAAGAACACTCACATTTAATTTATAGCATATTGTAGAACAAATTGTAAggcatactttaaaatattttctttctttctgtcagttttgagacagagttttactaTATAGTCCTTGTTGGCTTGGGACTCCTTATGAAAAccagctgacttggaactcacagatGTCAACCATTCTCTGACTCcctagagctgagattaaaggcatgaactacCAAGCCTGGcttaaattatttattcttaATATACTATTTTATGATTACATATCAGTCTTTTTACCATAGTCCACAACTATACTTTTTACTTTCTGTTGAattgcaattattttatttttacataacagtttaatttctttttcagtcatATTTTTATAGTAAATAATCCATTAAATTTTTGTCTAAATAGATGTGCACACCAATGGTTTCACAAATTAAAACCTTTGTGTGAAAATGTTCATTTTAGTAGTGTTTTCATTTGGATAGACATAACCATTGTTTAAAATTCTTGTAATACAAAGGAGAACAGTAAAAATTTCCTTTCCATTCATATCCCAGAGCATTGTGCTAATATAGAATATTCATTTCCCGCCAAAGTTTAGCATTGGAATCTGGAGGAATAATGGTGTCATTTTTCAGGAGCCGGAGTGTGTTTTCACTTTAAGTTATTTGTATTGAGAAGTACTTGTGAAGTCCCTTAGCTCTAAAAGTCCAAGCAGGTTTGGTCAGAAAACACACCGTTGATTGCTTTGCATCTTCAGTTTAGAAGAAACAAAACTTGACTGTTATAAAACTCTTCTCTCGTGTTTATTGTCTACGGACACTGTAATCTACCCTAGGCGAGTGTCCTTGCCATTGAAAAGAGAAAACTCTTTTGCTCCTCTCTTTTGTTTTGGCAAAACATGTGGGCTCAACATGTAATAACCATTGCACacctaatataaaaatattagaatCTTTTTTAATGCGTTGccgatttttaaaaaatttcctacGTATTTACTTTTATAGCTATCCCTTCTATCATGCTATTTGGATATTTATAATACACTGACTAGCTT is from Mus musculus strain C57BL/6J chromosome 18, GRCm38.p6 C57BL/6J and encodes:
- the Pcdha5 gene encoding protocadherin alpha-5 precursor translates to MVYFQRGSPGFRRLLISFVLLAAWEAGSGQLHYSIPEEAKHGTFVGRIAQDLGLELTELVPRLFRVASKDRGDLLEVNLQNGILFVNSRIDREELCGRSAECSIHLEVIVDRPLQVFHVEVEVKDINDNPPKFSRPEQRLFILESRMPDSRFPVEGASDLDIGANAALSYKINPNEYFDLDVKRNEEETSVLQLVLKKPLDREETQEHRLLLIAIDGGKPELTGTVQLLIDVLDANDNAPEFDKSIYNVRLLENTPNGTLVIKLNASDADEGINKEILYFFSNLVLDDVKSKFTIDSSSGEIKVKGELDYEDCKVYEINIDAVDRSAFPLAGHCKIIVKLVDVNDNVPEMAITSIFLPIKEDAPLATVIALISVSDRDSGANGQVTCSLTPHIPFKLVSTFKNYYSLVLDRALDRETIANYDVVVTARDGGSPSLWATASVSVEVADVNDNVPAFAQPEYTVFVKENNPPGAHIFTVSAMDADAQENALVSYSLVERRVGERLLSSYVSVHAESGKVFALQPLDHEELELLQFQVSARDAGVPALGSNVTLQVFVLDENDNAPTLLGPQGSGGTIELLSRSVSSGHVVAKVRAVDADSGYNAWLSYELQPATGAVRSPFRVGLYTGEISTTRVLDEADMPRQRLLVLVKDHGEPPLTATATFLVSLVENSQTPKVSSRVLVGTSGSDSTLIDVNVYLIIAICAVSSLLVLTLLLYTAIRCSATPTDGACAPGKPVLVCSSAVGTWSYSQQRRQRVCSGEGPPKTDLMAFSPSLPQGPSSTENPRQPNPDWRYSASLRAGMHSSVHLEEAGILRAGPGGPDQQWPTVSSATPEPEAGEVSPPVGAGVNSNSWTFKYGPGNPKQSGPGELPDKFIIPGSPAIISIRQEPANNQIDKSDFITFGKKEETKKKKKKKKGNKTQEKKEKGNSTTDNSDQ